One region of Microbacterium rhizosphaerae genomic DNA includes:
- the dusB gene encoding tRNA dihydrouridine synthase DusB, whose protein sequence is MTSALAPARALRIGPIELDAPVVLAPMAGITNTAFRRLCREYGAGLYVSEMITSRALVERNVTTMRLIRHHESETPRSIQLYGVDPKTIADAVRIIVAEDHADHIDLNFGCPVPKVTRKGGGSALPWKTGLFRDIVEGAVRAAGDIPLTVKMRKGIDADHLTYLDAGRIAEDAGVAAVALHGRTASEFYSGTADWSAIAKLKETVTSVPVLGNGDIWSAHDAVRMMAETGCDGVVVGRGCLGRPWLFGDLARALGPETDSMPVDATLGFVAQAFRRHAELLVEFFEDEGRGCRDIRKHVAWYFKGYPVGGDTRAQLATASSLAEIDDLLATLDGEAPYPGAAAEGQRGRAGTPKRPALPDGWLDSRELGEDASCTLLEAELDTSGG, encoded by the coding sequence GTGACTTCTGCGCTCGCGCCCGCCCGTGCCCTGCGCATCGGGCCGATCGAGCTCGATGCGCCCGTCGTGCTCGCCCCCATGGCCGGCATCACCAACACCGCATTCCGGCGCTTGTGCCGCGAGTACGGCGCGGGCCTGTACGTCAGCGAGATGATCACCTCGCGGGCGCTCGTCGAGCGCAACGTCACCACGATGCGGCTCATCCGTCATCACGAGTCCGAGACGCCGCGCTCGATCCAGCTCTACGGCGTCGATCCGAAGACGATCGCGGATGCCGTGCGGATCATCGTCGCCGAAGACCACGCCGACCACATCGACCTGAACTTCGGCTGCCCCGTGCCCAAGGTGACGCGCAAGGGGGGCGGCTCGGCACTGCCCTGGAAGACGGGTCTCTTCCGCGACATCGTCGAGGGCGCCGTCCGCGCCGCGGGTGATATCCCGCTCACGGTCAAGATGCGCAAGGGCATCGACGCCGACCATCTGACGTACCTCGATGCCGGACGCATCGCCGAGGACGCCGGTGTCGCCGCGGTCGCCCTGCACGGCCGCACCGCGTCGGAGTTCTACTCCGGCACCGCCGACTGGTCGGCGATCGCGAAGCTCAAGGAGACCGTGACGAGCGTGCCCGTGCTCGGCAACGGCGACATCTGGTCGGCGCACGACGCCGTCCGCATGATGGCGGAGACAGGATGCGACGGTGTCGTCGTGGGTCGTGGATGCCTCGGCCGCCCGTGGCTGTTCGGCGACCTCGCCCGTGCGCTCGGCCCCGAGACGGACTCGATGCCCGTGGACGCCACCCTCGGCTTCGTCGCACAGGCCTTCCGGCGGCACGCGGAGCTCCTCGTGGAATTCTTCGAAGACGAGGGCCGGGGATGCCGCGACATCCGCAAGCACGTGGCGTGGTACTTCAAGGGGTATCCCGTGGGCGGCGACACCCGCGCGCAGCTCGCGACCGCGTCGAGCCTCGCCGAGATCGACGACCTGCTGGCCACTCTCGACGGGGAGGCACCGTATCCGGGTGCCGCCGCCGAGGGTCAGCGCGGCCGTGCCGGCACCCCGAAGCGTCCGGCGCTGCCGGACGGCTGGCTCGATTCGCGCGAGCTGGGCGAAGACGCATCCTGCACGCTCCTCGAAGCGGAGCTCGACACCAGTGGCGGCTGA
- a CDS encoding deoxyguanosinetriphosphate triphosphohydrolase — protein sequence MAAELPAQTASRPAGYGDADAERFHSERHRSQRDDFARDRARVLHSAALRRLAAKTQVLSPASPADFARNRLTHSLEVAQVGRELATALQLAPDVVDTACLSHDLGHPPFGHNGERAMNEWAEDIGGFEGNAQTLRIVTRLEPKVFDAAGRSVGLNLTRASLDATCKYPWTAAHPLPDPGGRLKFGVYPDDEPVFHWMRAGAPGRVRCIEAEVMDLSDDIAYSVHDFEDAIVNGYLDPSRLTAPGEHETLVTAIQSWVGFDFARDELADALHRLTSLPEWLPSFDGSRPALARLKNLTSDLIGRFARAATGATRDIFPTSELTRYRAHVVVPRVVEAEMAVLKGTIGAAVVTIEGRKELYREQRRVLKRLATALWERPEELDAVYAGDFAAAETDAARRRVVVDQVASLTDQLAIAWHRRLVGDVDAASLGIWAPEPRHPAPAAPPVPEPVEGL from the coding sequence GTGGCGGCTGAGCTGCCGGCGCAGACGGCATCCCGTCCCGCCGGCTACGGCGATGCCGACGCCGAGCGCTTCCACTCCGAACGGCACCGGTCGCAGCGCGACGACTTCGCCCGGGATCGCGCGCGCGTCCTGCACTCCGCCGCGCTGCGGCGGCTCGCCGCCAAGACGCAGGTCCTGAGCCCCGCGAGCCCCGCGGATTTCGCGCGCAATCGCCTCACCCACTCGCTGGAGGTCGCGCAGGTCGGCCGGGAGCTCGCGACCGCGCTGCAGCTCGCGCCCGACGTCGTCGACACGGCGTGCCTCAGCCACGACCTCGGGCACCCGCCGTTCGGCCACAACGGCGAGCGCGCCATGAACGAGTGGGCCGAGGACATCGGCGGGTTCGAGGGCAACGCCCAGACCTTGCGCATCGTCACGCGGCTGGAGCCGAAGGTGTTCGACGCGGCAGGGCGCAGCGTCGGCCTCAACCTCACGCGGGCGAGCCTCGACGCCACGTGCAAATACCCCTGGACGGCCGCACATCCCCTGCCCGACCCCGGCGGCCGGCTGAAATTCGGCGTGTACCCCGACGACGAGCCGGTGTTCCACTGGATGCGCGCCGGTGCACCCGGACGGGTCCGCTGCATCGAGGCCGAGGTCATGGACCTGTCCGACGACATCGCGTACTCGGTGCACGACTTCGAGGATGCGATCGTCAACGGCTATCTCGACCCGTCGCGGCTCACCGCGCCCGGCGAGCACGAGACGCTCGTCACGGCGATCCAGTCGTGGGTCGGCTTCGACTTCGCACGCGACGAGCTCGCCGACGCCCTGCACCGCCTGACGAGCCTGCCCGAGTGGCTTCCGTCCTTCGACGGCTCGCGGCCGGCCCTGGCCAGGCTCAAGAACCTCACCTCCGACCTCATCGGCCGCTTCGCGCGTGCCGCCACCGGTGCGACGCGCGACATCTTCCCGACCTCGGAGCTCACCCGCTACCGCGCGCACGTCGTCGTGCCCCGTGTCGTCGAGGCCGAGATGGCGGTGCTGAAGGGCACCATCGGCGCGGCGGTCGTCACGATCGAGGGCCGCAAAGAGCTGTACCGCGAGCAGCGTCGGGTGCTCAAGCGCCTCGCGACCGCACTCTGGGAGCGGCCCGAGGAGCTCGACGCGGTGTACGCGGGCGATTTCGCGGCGGCGGAGACGGATGCGGCGCGCCGCCGTGTCGTCGTCGACCAGGTCGCGAGTCTCACGGATCAGCTCGCCATCGCGTGGCACCGGCGACTCGTCGGCGATGTGGATGCGGCATCCCTCGGCATCTGGGCGCCCGAGCCGCGGCATCCTGCCCCCGCCGCTCCGCCGGTCCCCGAGCCTGTCGAGGGGCTCTGA
- the dnaG gene encoding DNA primase — protein MPGRIAQADVDEVKARTNIADIIGERVALKSAGVGSLKGLCPFHDERTPSFHVRPQVGFYHCFGCDQSGDVYTFLREIDHVSFQEAVERLAGRIGYTLHYEDGGSAPETSGRTRLYAANAAAAEYFRAQLMTPEADIGRRFLGERGFDAGAAAHFGVGYAPKGWSGMLDALTAQGFTRDEMLAAGLVSQGQRGVYDRFRGRVIWPIRDVTGQVLGFGARRLFDDDSGPKYLNTPETQLYKKTQVLYGLDLAKRDISRGDPRRVVIVEGYTDVMACHLAGVTTAVATCGTAFGAEHMRMLRRIMGDDAAAEVVFTFDPDAAGQKAAVRAFAETRELQAQSFVAVAPEGLDPCDLRLQRGDGAVASLMDTKVPMFEFVIDQRLKGFDLGTVEGRAGALRAAAPIVADIRDSALRAGYVRVLARRIGLEIAEVTEAVNRAGRAARSEGARTEGGRTDAGRDPRRVDGGRPDQGRRENRAPESGRSGATRPGSSRPDAARPGRHDGEYDGYREVTDAYPPDDLPPIRVSLTTLPKTKDVALERDAVMGFLQYGHRIEPDLLQRAVDLPFRTPALDAVRSVVASTADRRRPGWAVDAVSAVREPYRTLAAELLTADFPARDDEHAVASTRDLARQLVLRAFDADKAELLRTIQRVPADSEEGRRVRVMLRELDADRQRILEEMQQ, from the coding sequence ATGCCCGGGCGCATCGCGCAGGCCGACGTCGACGAGGTCAAGGCGCGCACGAACATCGCCGACATCATCGGGGAGCGCGTCGCGCTGAAGTCCGCCGGCGTCGGGTCGCTCAAGGGCCTGTGCCCGTTCCACGACGAACGCACCCCGAGTTTCCACGTACGTCCGCAGGTGGGCTTCTATCACTGCTTCGGCTGCGACCAGTCCGGCGACGTGTACACGTTCCTGCGCGAGATCGACCACGTGAGCTTCCAGGAGGCCGTGGAGCGGCTCGCCGGGCGCATCGGCTACACACTCCACTACGAGGACGGGGGATCGGCGCCTGAGACGTCCGGCCGGACCCGCCTGTACGCGGCGAACGCCGCCGCGGCCGAATACTTCCGCGCACAGCTGATGACTCCCGAGGCCGACATCGGCCGGCGATTCCTGGGCGAGCGCGGGTTCGACGCCGGCGCGGCGGCCCACTTCGGCGTCGGCTACGCGCCGAAGGGCTGGTCCGGCATGCTGGACGCCCTCACTGCGCAGGGCTTCACGCGGGACGAGATGCTCGCGGCCGGTCTCGTCTCCCAGGGGCAGCGCGGGGTCTACGACCGGTTCCGCGGGCGCGTGATCTGGCCGATCCGCGACGTCACCGGGCAGGTGCTCGGCTTCGGCGCGCGTCGGCTGTTCGACGACGACAGCGGTCCGAAGTACCTCAACACTCCCGAGACGCAGCTCTACAAGAAGACCCAGGTTCTCTACGGACTCGACCTCGCGAAGCGCGACATCTCCCGCGGCGACCCGCGCCGGGTCGTCATCGTCGAGGGGTACACGGATGTCATGGCGTGCCACCTCGCGGGCGTGACCACAGCCGTGGCGACGTGCGGCACGGCGTTCGGCGCCGAGCACATGCGGATGCTGCGGCGCATCATGGGCGACGATGCGGCGGCTGAGGTGGTCTTCACGTTCGATCCGGATGCCGCGGGCCAGAAGGCCGCCGTTCGCGCCTTCGCCGAGACGCGTGAGCTGCAGGCGCAGAGCTTCGTCGCGGTCGCACCCGAGGGCCTCGACCCGTGCGACCTCCGGCTCCAGCGCGGCGACGGGGCCGTGGCATCCCTCATGGACACGAAGGTGCCCATGTTCGAGTTCGTCATCGACCAGCGGCTGAAGGGGTTCGACCTCGGCACGGTCGAAGGGCGGGCCGGCGCCCTGCGCGCCGCCGCTCCGATCGTCGCCGACATCCGCGACTCGGCGCTTCGCGCGGGCTACGTGCGTGTGCTGGCGCGTCGCATCGGGCTCGAGATCGCCGAGGTGACGGAGGCGGTCAACCGGGCGGGCCGCGCTGCGCGCTCGGAGGGCGCGCGCACCGAGGGAGGACGCACGGATGCCGGTCGCGATCCCCGTCGCGTCGACGGGGGTCGGCCGGACCAGGGACGCCGCGAGAACCGGGCACCCGAATCGGGACGATCGGGTGCCACCCGGCCGGGGAGCTCGCGACCGGACGCTGCTCGCCCCGGGCGACACGATGGCGAGTACGACGGGTACCGCGAGGTGACGGATGCGTATCCGCCCGACGATCTGCCGCCGATCAGGGTGTCGCTGACCACGCTGCCCAAGACGAAGGATGTCGCGCTCGAGCGCGACGCCGTCATGGGCTTCCTCCAGTACGGGCACCGCATCGAGCCCGACCTGCTGCAGCGGGCGGTCGACCTGCCGTTCCGCACACCCGCCCTCGACGCGGTGCGGTCGGTCGTGGCCTCCACCGCCGATCGCCGGCGCCCGGGCTGGGCGGTCGACGCCGTGTCCGCGGTGCGCGAGCCCTACCGGACGCTGGCGGCCGAGCTGCTCACCGCCGACTTCCCGGCGCGTGACGACGAGCACGCGGTGGCGTCGACGCGAGACCTCGCGCGCCAGCTCGTGCTGCGCGCGTTCGACGCAGACAAGGCCGAACTGCTGCGGACGATTCAGCGCGTGCCGGCCGACTCCGAGGAGGGCCGACGCGTGCGCGTCATGCTGCGTGAGCTCGACGCCGACCGCCAGCGCATCCTGGAGGAGATGCAGCAGTAG
- a CDS encoding ATP-binding cassette domain-containing protein, whose product MLRADDDAVIRCSDLSLLRASARGGGAYRVIDGVSFVLRPGRTLAVMGPAGAGKSSLATILAGADDAGIRIAGGAAQVFGASAERGGRARRERLYATGLVPQDAESSLPARLSVGEIIGSPITSRDRRVNRRALSLRIARLLDELGLPLGCAEKYPYELSAGMRQRVALARALMLDPRLLVADEPFRGLDVTARRAVLAAIRRRTDAASLAALVVTNDAEAVDALDADVLVLHAGHPVALGHGTRDLVWTPSTETERPLIAS is encoded by the coding sequence ATGCTCCGCGCCGACGATGACGCCGTGATCCGCTGCTCCGACCTGTCGCTTCTGCGCGCCTCGGCGCGCGGCGGCGGGGCCTACCGCGTGATCGACGGTGTCTCGTTCGTTCTGCGGCCGGGTCGGACGCTCGCCGTCATGGGACCGGCGGGTGCGGGCAAGTCGAGCCTCGCGACGATCCTCGCCGGGGCGGACGACGCCGGCATCCGCATCGCGGGCGGCGCGGCGCAGGTGTTCGGCGCATCCGCGGAGCGTGGCGGACGCGCGCGCCGCGAGCGTCTGTACGCGACGGGCCTTGTGCCGCAGGATGCCGAATCCTCTCTGCCCGCACGGCTCAGCGTCGGGGAGATCATCGGGTCGCCGATCACGAGCCGCGACCGGCGGGTGAATCGACGCGCGCTCTCGCTGCGCATCGCGCGCCTCCTCGACGAACTGGGCCTCCCGCTCGGCTGCGCCGAGAAGTACCCCTACGAGCTGAGCGCCGGGATGCGCCAGCGCGTCGCGCTCGCCCGGGCCCTCATGCTCGACCCGCGGCTGCTGGTCGCGGACGAGCCGTTCCGCGGTCTGGATGTGACCGCGCGTCGCGCCGTGCTCGCCGCGATCCGGCGACGGACGGATGCCGCATCCCTCGCCGCCCTCGTGGTGACCAACGACGCTGAGGCCGTCGATGCGCTCGACGCCGACGTGCTCGTCCTGCATGCCGGACATCCCGTCGCACTCGGGCACGGAACGCGTGATCTCGTGTGGACGCCGAGCACCGAGACCGAGCGCCCGCTGATCGCCTCCTGA
- the def gene encoding peptide deformylase — protein sequence MAVLPIRIMGDPVLHAPASPVGEITDEIRTLVADMFETMDAAPGVGLAAPQVGVGLRIYTYTYQDDDGAPWRGVVINPELWMRPLEPGEPDPDEESEGCLSFPGERFPLRRSDAVLVTGTDLEGEPVRIEVDGWRARIMQHEFDHLDGILYIDRLSDSDWKTVQKLARKRGWGRPGQFWTPGVDDIDA from the coding sequence GTGGCCGTACTTCCCATCCGCATCATGGGCGATCCCGTTCTGCACGCCCCCGCATCCCCCGTCGGCGAGATCACGGACGAGATCCGCACACTCGTCGCCGACATGTTCGAGACGATGGATGCCGCGCCCGGCGTCGGACTCGCAGCGCCCCAGGTGGGCGTGGGCCTGCGCATCTACACGTACACGTATCAGGACGACGACGGCGCACCCTGGCGCGGCGTCGTCATCAATCCCGAGCTGTGGATGCGGCCGCTCGAGCCCGGAGAGCCGGACCCGGATGAGGAGTCCGAGGGCTGCCTGTCGTTCCCCGGCGAGCGCTTCCCGCTGCGCCGCTCGGATGCCGTCCTCGTGACGGGCACCGATCTCGAGGGCGAGCCCGTGCGGATCGAAGTGGACGGCTGGCGTGCGCGCATCATGCAGCACGAGTTCGACCACCTGGACGGCATCCTGTACATCGACCGGCTCAGCGACAGCGATTGGAAGACCGTCCAGAAGCTCGCCCGCAAGCGCGGGTGGGGGCGCCCCGGGCAGTTCTGGACGCCCGGCGTCGACGACATCGACGCGTGA
- a CDS encoding DMT family transporter, with product MIALGAPLGDVTDHLVGVFRDPAILLGIPLALLGAVFMSFGAQYQYRGVTKVEQLTGTSGSAGLSGRQLVNLLRRPSWVFGTLMLAAAITCQLSALAVAPLIIVQPIGAVSLVITTLLNARISGHKPTRKSIRSIVACITGIVVFVTIAALFATETPVSNLQLIIILSLLLIVLIALLVLWLVLRKRGHPLFYIAAAGIIYGFVATLAKVVISRVQARDFNWLTLLCLIGLVVAVVLGAYFVQTAYSVGPPDLVVAGLTVIDPIVAVTIGLTILQEAAEAPPWAFVGFVAAGAVAVYGVITLARYHPQVISDSQEIPIPRGGGGKV from the coding sequence GTGATTGCGCTGGGAGCTCCGCTGGGCGACGTCACCGATCACCTGGTCGGCGTGTTCCGTGACCCCGCCATCCTCCTCGGCATCCCGCTGGCGCTCCTCGGCGCCGTGTTCATGTCGTTCGGCGCGCAATACCAGTATCGCGGCGTGACGAAGGTCGAGCAGCTCACCGGCACGTCCGGGAGCGCCGGGCTGAGCGGCCGCCAGCTGGTCAACCTGCTGCGGCGCCCGTCGTGGGTGTTCGGCACACTCATGCTCGCCGCGGCCATCACGTGCCAGTTGTCCGCGCTCGCCGTCGCGCCGCTGATCATCGTGCAGCCGATCGGCGCCGTGTCCCTGGTCATCACGACACTGCTGAACGCCCGGATCTCGGGCCACAAGCCGACCCGCAAGTCGATCCGATCGATCGTGGCCTGCATCACGGGCATCGTCGTGTTCGTGACGATCGCCGCCCTCTTCGCCACCGAGACGCCGGTGTCGAACCTGCAGCTCATCATCATCCTGAGCCTGCTGCTGATCGTGCTGATCGCGCTCCTCGTGCTGTGGCTCGTGCTGCGCAAGCGCGGACACCCGCTGTTCTACATCGCCGCCGCCGGCATCATCTACGGCTTCGTCGCGACCCTCGCGAAGGTGGTGATCTCGCGCGTGCAGGCGCGGGACTTCAACTGGCTGACACTCCTCTGCCTCATCGGCCTCGTGGTCGCCGTCGTGCTCGGCGCCTACTTCGTGCAGACGGCCTACTCGGTCGGTCCGCCCGACCTCGTCGTCGCGGGCCTCACGGTGATCGATCCGATCGTGGCCGTCACGATCGGCCTCACGATCCTTCAGGAGGCCGCCGAGGCGCCCCCGTGGGCGTTCGTCGGCTTCGTCGCGGCGGGCGCGGTGGCGGTGTACGGCGTCATCACCCTCGCGCGCTATCACCCTCAGGTGATCAGTGACAGTCAGGAGATCCCGATCCCGCGCGGCGGCGGAGGAAAGGTCTGA
- a CDS encoding GmrSD restriction endonuclease domain-containing protein encodes MATAANVDATAVNTIGWLAAGHSTIVVPVYQRQYRWDIGGCEQLLADIRAVGDSDDAHTHFIGSILSTESAASGTTELVLIDGQQRITTLMLLVAALHHTVREHDDALATDLARVLVHDGGKRTKLRPHREWADVFRSVVLDVREDGDDLRDSRFDDNYAFFRSQVGLDEVPRVWRGLQKLEHVSITLGADANAQQIFESLNSTGAPLRDHELIHNYVLMGLSHAEQNEIEDEYWLPIERNTGDAIGPFWRHYLVMKTGREVAVAGEHGVYDAFRHEFPRLDLATLRAHAAEWREYSEAYRILSDPTQEGDPDIARQLAYVNTFGRAISPLTMRGYRDHARGDLSKAELIALLELVQSLLVRRTVVGIGNERIVARLCRARMGGPSELVHAIARITPSDERVRMALKYGELPHAAYILSRLSDVRDAADLEVAHILPLAPGDAWTADGMRTWGEYTEDEQNSHRALAQTLGNLVLLEAPLAERAFGVSYPEARTVYARSAIADSRDAAMPESWGTAAISQRTSRLTDRFVEVWPRPAIEGIDDDGLTPILDAVRRRGWPRGWQREFDYTEYRGEHWEVHDVKALFNRVFKRLWADSRGDVEAFSARRGGPIYEAQAWNGHWDTLDDTHFLFMGWDAKYMLTAVQGVLEEAGLAAEVFVKYSYIAAHM; translated from the coding sequence ATGGCCACTGCTGCGAATGTCGATGCCACCGCTGTCAACACGATCGGCTGGCTCGCAGCAGGACACTCGACGATCGTGGTCCCCGTGTATCAGCGGCAGTACCGATGGGACATCGGCGGGTGCGAGCAGCTGCTGGCGGACATCCGCGCCGTGGGCGACTCCGACGACGCCCACACCCACTTCATCGGCTCGATCCTCTCCACCGAGAGCGCCGCGAGCGGCACCACGGAGCTGGTGCTCATCGACGGTCAGCAGCGCATCACGACCCTGATGCTGCTGGTCGCCGCCCTGCACCACACCGTGCGGGAGCACGACGACGCGCTGGCGACGGATCTCGCGCGCGTCCTGGTGCACGACGGCGGGAAGCGCACCAAGCTGCGTCCGCATCGCGAGTGGGCGGACGTCTTCCGCAGCGTGGTCCTCGACGTCCGGGAGGACGGCGACGACCTGCGCGACTCGCGCTTCGACGACAACTACGCGTTCTTCCGCAGTCAGGTGGGCCTCGACGAGGTGCCCCGCGTGTGGCGCGGCCTCCAGAAGCTCGAGCACGTCTCGATCACCCTGGGCGCGGATGCGAATGCCCAGCAGATCTTCGAGAGCCTCAACTCCACCGGCGCGCCCCTGCGCGACCACGAGCTCATCCACAACTACGTGCTGATGGGGCTGTCGCACGCCGAGCAGAACGAGATCGAGGACGAGTACTGGCTTCCGATCGAACGCAACACGGGCGATGCGATCGGTCCGTTCTGGCGCCACTACCTCGTCATGAAGACGGGCCGCGAGGTCGCCGTCGCCGGCGAGCACGGCGTGTACGACGCGTTCCGCCACGAGTTCCCCCGGCTCGACCTGGCGACGCTGCGTGCGCACGCGGCCGAATGGCGCGAGTACTCCGAGGCGTATCGCATCCTGTCCGACCCGACGCAGGAGGGCGACCCGGACATCGCCCGCCAGCTCGCTTATGTGAACACCTTCGGGCGCGCGATCTCGCCTCTGACCATGCGCGGCTACCGCGACCACGCGCGCGGCGACCTGTCGAAGGCGGAGCTCATCGCCCTCCTCGAGCTCGTGCAGTCGCTGCTCGTGCGGCGCACGGTCGTCGGTATCGGCAACGAGCGGATCGTCGCACGGCTGTGCCGCGCGCGCATGGGAGGCCCGTCCGAGCTGGTTCACGCGATCGCCCGCATCACCCCGTCGGACGAGCGCGTGCGGATGGCGCTGAAGTACGGCGAGCTGCCGCACGCCGCCTACATCCTCTCGCGTCTGAGCGACGTGAGGGATGCCGCCGACCTGGAGGTCGCGCACATCCTCCCCCTCGCCCCCGGCGACGCGTGGACCGCCGACGGCATGCGCACGTGGGGCGAGTACACCGAGGACGAGCAGAACAGCCACCGCGCGCTCGCCCAGACGCTCGGCAACCTCGTGCTGCTGGAGGCGCCCCTCGCCGAGCGCGCCTTCGGGGTGTCGTATCCGGAGGCGCGCACGGTGTACGCACGGAGCGCCATCGCCGACTCGCGGGACGCCGCGATGCCGGAGAGTTGGGGCACGGCGGCGATCTCGCAACGCACCTCGCGCCTGACCGATCGATTCGTCGAGGTGTGGCCCCGCCCGGCGATCGAGGGAATCGACGACGACGGCCTCACCCCGATCCTGGATGCGGTTCGCCGGCGCGGCTGGCCGCGCGGATGGCAGCGCGAGTTCGACTACACCGAATACCGCGGCGAGCACTGGGAGGTGCACGACGTGAAGGCGCTGTTCAATCGCGTCTTCAAACGGCTGTGGGCCGACTCGCGCGGCGACGTCGAGGCCTTCAGCGCCCGGCGCGGCGGCCCCATCTACGAGGCCCAGGCGTGGAACGGCCACTGGGACACGCTCGACGACACCCACTTCCTGTTCATGGGCTGGGATGCGAAATACATGCTGACCGCCGTCCAGGGAGTTCTCGAGGAGGCCGGGCTCGCGGCCGAGGTGTTCGTCAAGTACTCGTACATCGCCGCGCACATGTGA
- a CDS encoding S53 family peptidase → MRRTMMGGALVAVAAVVAALSVPMAANAAPAEKTIPDSAPGWLSHGKKTGAPSASAAVQARVYLSPNGGLAALAAAATAVSTPRSGSYHHFLSPAAFHARYDATSSTVDAVSAWLTGAGMSVAAVEPHGRYIDITGNVAAATKAFGVSMANYTHDGLSVQAPTGPLQAPDSVAGAVLAVSGLDTTPETNVPHTQKPSPPSDGFRNATPCSQWYGSETQTNTPTPDGTTLPLFNGAALAFAPCGYTGPQLRGAYEAGAASGANGRGVTVAIVDAYASPTIESDANRYATDTGDSAFAPGQFTQSLPGSFTRVNTGQRQCDASGWYGEQTLDVEAVHAMAPAAGIRYYASKSCYDTDFLDTFARINDEAKVSVVSNSWGDAGDNVRPSTALAYEAAFLQGAMEGISYVFSTGDNGDEATALGSPQTDFPASDPYVTGVGGTSTEITQAGVVGETGWQTSKYSLAKGASDWSLVTDFLYGGGGGYSSNFPEPTYQTDAGIVSPNGGRALPDVSMDADPTTGMLVGQTQSFTGTAAYDTYRIGGTSLAAPLFAGMTAIKAQASGGGLGLLNQLIYKNHTGFQDVTGAGVDAGDIRVDFANGLDASGGYLYSVRTFNGAATSLTVGPGWDSSTGWGSARAGWLAPAP, encoded by the coding sequence ATGCGCAGAACCATGATGGGAGGGGCACTCGTCGCGGTCGCAGCCGTCGTCGCAGCGCTCTCCGTACCGATGGCGGCGAATGCCGCCCCGGCCGAGAAGACCATTCCCGACTCGGCTCCGGGCTGGCTCAGCCACGGCAAGAAGACCGGCGCCCCTTCGGCATCGGCGGCGGTGCAAGCCCGTGTCTACCTCTCGCCGAACGGCGGCCTGGCCGCGCTGGCGGCCGCCGCGACAGCGGTCTCCACGCCGCGATCCGGCAGCTATCATCACTTCCTCTCGCCGGCGGCCTTCCACGCGCGCTACGACGCGACGTCCAGCACCGTCGACGCCGTCAGCGCCTGGCTGACCGGCGCGGGCATGAGCGTCGCAGCAGTCGAGCCCCACGGTCGCTACATCGACATCACCGGCAACGTGGCCGCGGCGACGAAGGCCTTCGGCGTGTCGATGGCCAACTACACGCACGACGGCCTGAGCGTCCAAGCTCCCACAGGTCCGCTGCAGGCACCCGACTCCGTGGCCGGAGCCGTGCTCGCGGTCTCCGGATTGGACACGACGCCGGAGACGAACGTGCCGCACACTCAGAAGCCGTCGCCTCCCTCGGACGGTTTCCGCAACGCGACTCCGTGCTCGCAGTGGTACGGATCCGAGACGCAGACCAACACGCCGACGCCGGACGGCACGACTCTTCCGCTGTTCAACGGCGCCGCGCTCGCCTTCGCGCCGTGCGGCTACACGGGACCGCAGCTGCGGGGTGCGTACGAGGCCGGAGCGGCATCCGGCGCCAACGGCCGGGGGGTGACCGTCGCGATCGTCGACGCGTACGCATCCCCGACCATCGAATCGGATGCGAACCGCTACGCGACCGACACCGGCGACAGCGCCTTCGCCCCCGGGCAGTTCACGCAGAGCCTGCCGGGCTCGTTCACGCGCGTGAACACCGGGCAGCGCCAGTGCGACGCGTCGGGGTGGTACGGCGAGCAGACGCTCGACGTCGAAGCGGTGCACGCCATGGCACCGGCGGCCGGCATCCGCTACTACGCCTCCAAGAGCTGCTACGACACCGACTTCCTCGACACCTTCGCCCGGATCAACGACGAAGCCAAGGTCAGCGTGGTCTCCAACTCGTGGGGCGACGCCGGCGACAACGTGCGGCCGTCCACTGCGCTGGCCTATGAGGCCGCCTTCCTGCAGGGCGCGATGGAGGGCATCAGCTACGTGTTCTCCACCGGCGACAACGGCGATGAGGCGACCGCGCTCGGCTCGCCGCAGACCGACTTCCCGGCATCCGATCCCTACGTCACCGGCGTGGGCGGAACGTCCACGGAGATCACGCAGGCGGGCGTCGTCGGCGAGACGGGCTGGCAGACCAGCAAGTACTCGCTCGCGAAGGGCGCCTCCGACTGGTCACTCGTCACCGACTTCCTCTACGGCGGCGGCGGCGGCTACTCGTCGAACTTCCCCGAGCCGACGTACCAGACCGATGCGGGCATCGTGAGCCCGAACGGCGGGCGTGCGCTGCCGGATGTCTCGATGGACGCCGACCCGACGACGGGCATGCTCGTCGGCCAGACCCAGTCCTTCACCGGCACGGCGGCCTACGACACGTACCGCATCGGCGGGACCAGCCTGGCCGCCCCGCTGTTCGCCGGGATGACGGCGATCAAGGCACAGGCGAGCGGAGGCGGCCTCGGCCTCCTGAACCAGCTCATCTACAAGAACCACACGGGATTCCAGGACGTCACCGGGGCCGGGGTGGATGCCGGCGACATCCGCGTCGACTTCGCCAACGGACTGGACGCATCCGGCGGGTACCTCTACTCGGTTCGCACGTTCAACGGGGCCGCGACGTCCCTGACCGTCGGGCCCGGCTGGGACTCCTCGACCGGCTGGGGCAGCGCCCGTGCCGGGTGGCTTGCTCCGGCACCGTAG